In Streptomyces sp. NBC_01707, a genomic segment contains:
- a CDS encoding glycosyltransferase yields the protein MQTLIHAWDQIYSSWRQLHWYGVAVGSLLGVKLLLSIRRRRSPGLTFRKTSHRLNIHGVVTVYNESPAMLRRCLESILAQTLPPQSLTVIDDCSADQSAAALIGEMRPQFDRAGIRLGFIRFPDNRGKRHGLAAGFREDPLADAYLCIDSDTVLDKHAVAELAEPFGERRVHCVTGLVLAHNRDTNLLTRLIDMRYVNAFLGERVAYSRLGSVLCACGSLAMYRGWVIRKNLDDFLDQRFLGRPATFGDDRRLTYYCLTEGKSLIQPCAVGYTDVPERLGHYIRQQIRWGKSFIREGFLLFAKFRLSRMYWWLNLIELVTWVAFTAAMVTALVAIALHPTGWALLASYIGYMCVMSWVRSIHYLRGAAMVGIVDRVLTFLAAPLYALLNIALLLPLRLWSLATLRHTKWGTRAKIEVGVDVEAPEGRVGAPAPSLAIPHQAANSRSGPAYSPDDGVALPAFDFPAPQTQAVQ from the coding sequence ATGCAAACCCTCATACACGCTTGGGACCAGATCTACTCGTCCTGGCGCCAATTGCACTGGTACGGAGTGGCCGTCGGCTCTCTCCTTGGTGTCAAGTTGCTCCTGTCCATCCGCCGACGCCGCAGCCCCGGGCTCACATTCAGGAAAACGAGCCATCGGCTCAACATTCACGGGGTCGTCACGGTGTACAACGAATCCCCCGCGATGCTGAGGCGATGTCTGGAATCGATCCTCGCGCAGACCCTGCCGCCTCAGTCTTTGACGGTCATCGACGACTGCTCCGCCGACCAGTCCGCCGCTGCCCTCATCGGGGAGATGCGCCCGCAGTTCGACAGGGCCGGAATCCGTCTCGGCTTCATCCGGTTCCCTGACAACCGCGGCAAGCGCCACGGACTCGCCGCGGGCTTCCGTGAGGACCCGCTCGCGGACGCGTATCTGTGCATCGACTCCGACACTGTGCTCGACAAGCACGCCGTCGCCGAACTCGCCGAACCCTTCGGGGAGCGCCGTGTCCACTGCGTCACCGGGTTGGTCCTCGCCCACAACCGCGACACCAACCTCCTCACGCGCCTGATCGACATGCGGTACGTCAACGCCTTCCTCGGCGAACGGGTCGCATACTCCCGTCTCGGTTCCGTCCTGTGCGCCTGTGGCTCCCTCGCGATGTACCGGGGATGGGTCATCCGCAAGAATCTCGACGACTTCCTCGACCAGCGGTTCCTCGGGCGCCCCGCGACCTTCGGTGACGACCGGCGCCTGACGTACTACTGCCTCACCGAGGGCAAGTCCCTCATCCAGCCGTGCGCTGTCGGCTACACCGACGTCCCCGAACGTCTCGGGCACTACATCCGCCAGCAGATCCGCTGGGGCAAGTCCTTCATCCGCGAAGGGTTCCTGCTCTTCGCCAAGTTCCGGCTGAGCCGTATGTACTGGTGGCTCAATCTGATCGAGCTCGTCACCTGGGTTGCCTTCACCGCAGCCATGGTCACCGCGCTCGTGGCCATCGCGCTGCACCCGACCGGTTGGGCCCTGCTCGCCAGCTACATCGGCTACATGTGCGTCATGTCGTGGGTACGCTCCATCCACTACCTGCGCGGTGCCGCCATGGTCGGGATCGTCGACCGGGTGCTGACGTTCCTGGCCGCTCCGCTGTACGCGCTGCTCAACATCGCGCTGCTGCTGCCGCTGCGCCTGTGGTCACTGGCGACCCTGCGCCACACCAAATGGGGCACCCGCGCCAAGATCGAGGTCGGCGTGGACGTCGAAGCACCCGAGGGCCGCGTCGGTGCTCCGGCCCCGTCCCTCGCGATCCCGCACCAGGCCGCGAACTCACGGAGCGGACCCGCGTACAGCCCGGACGACGGGGTCGCACTGCCGGCCTTCGATTTTCCCGCCCCCCAGACGCAGGCCGTCCAGTAG
- a CDS encoding cytochrome P450, whose amino-acid sequence MTDQLSNGSSAPRGCPVAHGGADDLTRLYGPDAALDPHSIYGRLRKEHGALAPVLLEGDIPAWLVLGYRENRRVLDNPRQFSRDSRIWRDWKEGRVEATSPLIQMLGWRPDCVSQDGEPHRRLRGAVTDNLQSIAGRGIRRHVTHFANKQIDAFADEGSADLVGDYAEYLPMLVLTRLFGLPAAEGHNLAVSCAQVIKGGEGALAHNDRIMEILGELAERKRAEPGSDFTTGLLGHEAGLDDDEILSHLRLVLITAHTTTSNLLARVLQLILTDTSRLAGLVSGQLNITTVVEEVMWNTPPLAVLPGRFATADLELAGHHIKEGDLLVLGLTAGNLDPEIRPDTEVSIQGNQSHLAFSGGAHECPGQNIGQAIIETAVDVLVHRLPGLRLAVPADDLTSTASTWEARLDSLPVEFVAQTAAV is encoded by the coding sequence ATGACCGACCAGCTCTCGAACGGCTCCTCCGCCCCCCGTGGCTGCCCCGTCGCGCACGGCGGTGCCGACGACCTCACCCGGCTGTACGGGCCGGACGCGGCACTCGACCCGCACAGCATCTACGGGCGGCTGCGCAAGGAGCACGGGGCCTTGGCGCCGGTACTCCTTGAGGGCGACATCCCGGCCTGGCTGGTCCTCGGCTACCGGGAGAACCGTCGGGTTCTCGACAACCCCCGCCAGTTCAGCCGGGATTCGCGCATCTGGCGGGACTGGAAGGAAGGACGCGTCGAGGCCACCTCACCGCTCATCCAGATGCTGGGCTGGCGCCCCGACTGCGTGTCCCAGGACGGTGAGCCGCACCGCAGGCTGCGCGGAGCGGTCACCGACAATCTGCAGAGCATCGCGGGCCGCGGAATCCGCCGCCATGTCACGCACTTCGCGAACAAGCAGATCGACGCGTTCGCCGACGAGGGCAGCGCCGACCTGGTGGGCGATTACGCCGAGTACCTGCCGATGCTCGTGCTGACCAGGCTGTTCGGTCTCCCGGCGGCCGAGGGGCACAACCTCGCCGTCTCCTGCGCCCAGGTCATCAAGGGCGGCGAGGGAGCCCTTGCTCACAACGACCGCATCATGGAGATCCTCGGCGAACTCGCCGAGCGCAAGCGCGCCGAGCCGGGCTCCGACTTCACCACCGGGCTGCTCGGACACGAGGCCGGGCTGGACGACGACGAGATCCTCAGCCATCTGCGCCTGGTGCTGATCACCGCGCACACCACCACCAGCAATCTGCTGGCCCGGGTGCTGCAGTTGATCCTCACCGACACCTCCCGGCTCGCGGGGCTGGTGAGCGGACAGCTCAACATCACCACGGTCGTCGAAGAGGTGATGTGGAACACCCCGCCGCTCGCCGTCCTCCCGGGGCGCTTCGCCACCGCTGACCTCGAACTCGCCGGTCACCACATCAAGGAGGGCGACCTGTTGGTGCTGGGACTCACCGCAGGCAACCTGGACCCGGAGATCCGTCCCGACACCGAGGTCTCCATCCAGGGCAACCAGTCGCACCTCGCGTTCAGCGGCGGCGCGCACGAGTGTCCGGGTCAGAACATCGGCCAGGCCATCATCGAGACGGCTGTCGACGTCCTGGTGCACCGGCTGCCGGGACTGCGCCTCGCCGTGCCGGCCGACGACCTCACCTCGACCGCGTCCACCTGGGAGGCCCGCCTGGACAGTCTCCCGGTCGAGTTCGTGGCACAGACCGCCGCGGTCTGA
- a CDS encoding 7-epi-alpha-eudesmol synthase codes for MPQDVTFDLPFKTPVSEHLQYARERHLRWVWEMGLVRSQAGFDEYQSWDLPQAAARTYPYASADDMVVLMNWFSLAFLFDDQFDSGSPDRADRIAEVARELIATPLRPAGTAPRVVCPITVAWAEVWDHLSDGMSLTWRTRFAASWGRFLVAHTEEVDLAARGLAGTLGLEEYAEFRRRTVGIHHSIDAGERSRGFEVPPQVQAHELMVRMRDLAADTIGFMNDIHSFEREKRRGDGHNLIAVLHRERSCSWEDAAAEAYRMTTDCLEEYLELEARVPKMCEELGLDTEERVQVWMGVEAIQHWINGNYEWALTSGRYAAAKEGPAATAELAGKGSLDDLLAV; via the coding sequence ATGCCGCAGGACGTCACATTCGACCTCCCCTTCAAGACTCCCGTGAGCGAGCATCTCCAGTACGCCCGGGAGCGTCACTTGCGCTGGGTGTGGGAGATGGGCCTGGTGCGCAGCCAGGCCGGGTTCGATGAGTATCAGTCCTGGGATCTACCCCAGGCGGCGGCGCGAACCTACCCCTACGCCTCGGCCGACGACATGGTCGTGCTGATGAACTGGTTCTCTCTGGCGTTCCTGTTCGATGACCAGTTCGACTCCGGGAGTCCGGACCGTGCGGACCGTATTGCAGAGGTCGCACGGGAGTTGATCGCCACTCCGCTGCGCCCCGCCGGGACCGCTCCTCGCGTGGTGTGCCCGATCACGGTGGCCTGGGCCGAGGTCTGGGACCATCTCTCGGATGGCATGTCCCTGACGTGGCGGACGCGATTTGCCGCCTCCTGGGGGCGGTTCCTCGTGGCGCACACCGAGGAGGTGGACCTGGCGGCCCGTGGTCTTGCGGGAACACTCGGTCTGGAGGAGTACGCGGAGTTCCGCCGCCGGACGGTGGGCATCCACCACAGCATCGACGCGGGCGAGCGAAGCCGTGGCTTCGAGGTGCCACCACAGGTGCAGGCGCACGAACTGATGGTCAGGATGCGGGATCTGGCCGCGGACACCATCGGGTTCATGAACGACATCCACTCCTTCGAGCGCGAGAAGCGCCGCGGGGACGGCCACAACCTGATAGCCGTGCTCCACCGGGAGCGCAGCTGCAGCTGGGAGGACGCCGCCGCGGAGGCGTACCGGATGACCACCGACTGCCTCGAGGAGTACCTCGAACTCGAAGCACGCGTGCCGAAGATGTGCGAGGAACTCGGTCTCGACACCGAGGAGCGGGTCCAGGTGTGGATGGGAGTGGAGGCCATCCAGCACTGGATCAACGGCAACTACGAGTGGGCGTTGACCTCGGGCCGGTATGCCGCGGCGAAGGAGGGCCCGGCCGCCACCGCCGAGTTGGCGGGCAAGGGTTCGCTGGACGACCTGCTCGCGGTGTGA
- a CDS encoding cellulose binding domain-containing protein: MFKTLLLVSAVAAGGLALYPEWRAAHQPPPQLTIRYKAGSPATAAVAQPWLEVVNTSDMRVRLSDVAIRYYFSGDGASSYTFNCVKAAVGCSNISGETVAPADPTPTADRYLQISFTKGAGSLAPGAKSGAIGLQLYRPDGRKLDQLDDRSFNAADTTFQASRTVTAYLRGAHVWGDEPTGHAGSTGPTGSTGHAAASARDSSVPRPKPAHPRGIVFDDFHYSGPDDPALHAHGWLVRTSPGGPGIHDTWSAAGVSFPAEKTAAGGQVLQLRASTDGTKASTKQAEVQSSGTHFLTGTYAARIYFNDKPTSGRNGDHVNESFYTISPNNSRYSELDNEYMPNGGWGAPGPKLDTTSWYSADTGDRVTHKLVSSLQGWHTMMITAVDGVATYSVDGHKLFSSGGRYFPRQNMSINFNTWFVDLPFTGPRSWDMQVNWFYYKAGKAQSLEDVQKAVKGLYGSGTHYINTAPKH; encoded by the coding sequence ATGTTCAAGACGTTGCTTCTGGTGAGCGCCGTGGCCGCCGGTGGCCTCGCGCTCTATCCCGAGTGGCGGGCCGCGCATCAACCGCCCCCACAGCTCACCATCCGGTACAAGGCCGGGAGCCCTGCCACGGCTGCGGTGGCCCAGCCATGGCTGGAAGTTGTCAACACCTCCGACATGAGGGTGCGCCTGTCGGACGTGGCGATTCGCTACTACTTCTCCGGCGACGGGGCTTCCTCGTACACGTTCAACTGCGTCAAGGCCGCTGTCGGCTGCTCGAACATCTCCGGGGAGACCGTCGCGCCGGCTGATCCCACCCCCACCGCAGACCGCTACCTCCAGATCAGCTTCACGAAGGGCGCGGGCAGTCTGGCACCCGGCGCCAAGAGCGGAGCCATCGGACTGCAGCTGTACCGCCCCGACGGCAGGAAGCTGGACCAGCTGGACGACCGTTCGTTCAACGCCGCTGACACCACCTTTCAGGCGTCGAGGACGGTGACCGCATACCTGCGCGGTGCGCACGTCTGGGGGGACGAGCCCACCGGCCACGCCGGCTCCACCGGCCCTACCGGCTCCACCGGCCACGCTGCTGCGTCCGCACGGGACTCGTCCGTTCCCCGCCCGAAGCCTGCCCACCCGCGCGGAATCGTGTTCGACGACTTCCATTACAGCGGCCCCGACGATCCCGCGCTCCACGCGCACGGCTGGCTGGTCCGTACCAGCCCGGGTGGGCCCGGGATCCACGACACATGGTCGGCCGCAGGCGTCAGTTTCCCGGCCGAGAAGACCGCTGCGGGCGGCCAGGTCCTGCAACTGCGGGCCAGCACCGACGGGACGAAGGCGAGCACCAAGCAGGCCGAGGTGCAGAGCAGCGGCACCCACTTCCTGACGGGGACCTACGCCGCCCGGATCTACTTCAACGACAAGCCCACGAGTGGTCGCAACGGCGACCACGTCAACGAGTCCTTCTACACGATCTCGCCCAACAACTCTCGCTACAGCGAACTCGACAACGAGTACATGCCGAACGGGGGCTGGGGTGCGCCGGGTCCCAAGCTCGACACCACGAGCTGGTACAGCGCCGACACCGGGGACCGGGTCACGCACAAACTGGTCTCCAGCCTTCAGGGCTGGCACACCATGATGATCACGGCCGTGGACGGCGTGGCCACCTACTCGGTGGACGGCCACAAACTGTTCAGCAGTGGCGGCAGATACTTCCCACGCCAGAACATGTCCATCAACTTCAACACCTGGTTCGTGGACCTTCCCTTCACCGGTCCGCGCTCCTGGGACATGCAGGTCAACTGGTTCTACTACAAGGCCGGCAAGGCTCAGTCCCTGGAGGATGTGCAGAAGGCTGTGAAGGGCCTCTACGGCAGCGGCACCCACTACATCAACACCGCCCCCAAACACTGA
- a CDS encoding ATP/GTP-binding protein — protein MDFKGFDHPDRKLGGGTRSVKVMIAGGFGTGKTTMVGSVSDIKPLTTEETLTQASAGVDNLIGVADKTETTVSLDFGKIGINDELVLYLFGTPGQERFWFLWNGLFKGALGAVVLVDTRRLASSFRAIEEMERQDVPFVIALNVFPDSKEHPIEEIRDALDISPHTPIVACDARDRASSRDVLVALIRHLQERSAAAALEPR, from the coding sequence GTGGACTTCAAAGGCTTTGACCATCCCGACCGAAAGTTGGGCGGCGGCACCCGCTCGGTGAAGGTGATGATCGCCGGAGGCTTCGGCACCGGAAAGACCACCATGGTGGGCTCGGTCAGCGACATCAAGCCGCTGACGACCGAGGAGACGCTGACCCAGGCCAGCGCCGGTGTCGACAACCTGATCGGCGTGGCGGACAAGACGGAGACCACCGTCAGCCTGGACTTCGGCAAGATCGGCATCAACGACGAACTGGTGCTCTATCTGTTCGGGACGCCGGGCCAGGAGCGGTTCTGGTTCCTGTGGAACGGTCTGTTCAAGGGCGCTCTCGGAGCGGTGGTCCTGGTGGACACGCGCCGCCTGGCCTCCAGTTTCAGGGCCATCGAGGAGATGGAGCGGCAGGACGTCCCCTTCGTCATCGCGCTGAACGTCTTCCCGGATTCCAAGGAGCACCCGATCGAGGAGATCCGCGACGCCCTGGACATTTCCCCGCACACCCCGATCGTGGCCTGCGACGCCCGGGACCGGGCATCCAGCCGCGACGTCCTTGTCGCGCTGATACGCCATCTCCAGGAACGCTCTGCCGCCGCCGCTCTGGAGCCCCGATGA
- a CDS encoding GNAT family N-acetyltransferase translates to MEERQVAIRPLDRPGDLGWVVMAHGALYDHEFGWDTSFEALVARIVADYAEQKDPGPQAAWIAEVDGVRAGCVFCVRGDDRTAKLRLLLVDPAMRGLGLGARLVEECLRFAREAGYESITLWTNDVLGSARRIYQKQGFELVAEEPHRSFGHDLVGQTWQRRL, encoded by the coding sequence ATGGAGGAGCGTCAGGTGGCTATTCGTCCGCTGGACCGGCCCGGGGACCTGGGCTGGGTGGTGATGGCGCACGGCGCGCTCTACGACCACGAGTTCGGCTGGGACACCAGCTTCGAGGCGCTCGTAGCCCGGATCGTCGCCGACTACGCCGAGCAGAAGGACCCCGGACCGCAGGCGGCATGGATCGCCGAGGTCGACGGAGTGCGGGCCGGCTGCGTCTTCTGCGTACGCGGCGACGACCGAACCGCGAAGCTGCGCCTTCTGCTCGTCGATCCCGCGATGCGCGGGCTCGGCCTGGGTGCCCGCCTGGTCGAGGAGTGCCTGCGGTTCGCACGGGAGGCCGGGTACGAGTCGATCACCCTGTGGACCAACGATGTACTCGGCTCGGCCCGGCGCATCTACCAGAAACAGGGGTTCGAGCTCGTCGCCGAAGAGCCTCATCGCAGCTTTGGACACGACCTCGTCGGCCAGACCTGGCAGCGCCGCCTCTAG
- a CDS encoding roadblock/LC7 domain-containing protein — translation MTQQGTDVSWALRDLTESIKEIRFALVASSDGKAITSYGADDPDDVDRFAAVVAGLQALAQPVAKQFPKYEGQLRLAMIEVDGGHLFVVRAGVETYLGVLAREGLDQGLLGHQMRDLARRMGELLGTTPRLDEHSG, via the coding sequence ATGACGCAACAGGGAACCGATGTGAGCTGGGCGCTCCGCGATCTGACGGAGAGCATCAAGGAGATCCGCTTCGCCCTCGTGGCATCGAGCGACGGCAAGGCGATCACTTCCTACGGCGCCGACGACCCCGACGACGTGGACCGGTTCGCCGCCGTGGTCGCGGGTCTGCAGGCGCTGGCCCAGCCGGTGGCCAAGCAGTTCCCCAAGTACGAGGGGCAGCTGCGCCTCGCGATGATCGAGGTGGACGGGGGCCACCTGTTCGTGGTGAGGGCAGGCGTGGAGACATACCTGGGAGTGCTGGCCAGGGAGGGACTCGACCAGGGGCTTCTCGGCCACCAGATGAGGGATCTGGCCCGCAGGATGGGCGAGCTCCTCGGCACCACTCCGCGCCTGGACGAGCACTCTGGATGA
- a CDS encoding TetR/AcrR family transcriptional regulator, with protein MPRSETNPSPRRQELLEAAYAHALRSGLTDLSLRPLAEEIRSSPRVLLYLFGSKDGLIRALLTRARADELTVIREIADSQDGPGGLQSVARELWRWLSDVAHRGLLTLWVESYARSLIEPDGPWAGFARDTVGDWLALLASGQPAEFRDTEAGLAQRTLVLAALRGALLDLLATGDTARTTAAVHLQLARSG; from the coding sequence GTGCCCCGATCCGAGACAAACCCCTCCCCCCGGCGGCAGGAGCTGCTGGAAGCCGCGTACGCCCACGCCCTGCGCAGCGGCCTCACCGACCTGTCCCTGCGCCCGCTCGCCGAGGAGATCCGGTCCAGCCCACGCGTGCTGCTCTACCTCTTCGGCAGCAAGGACGGTCTGATCCGCGCCCTGCTCACGCGGGCCAGAGCCGACGAGCTGACCGTCATCAGGGAGATCGCCGACTCCCAGGACGGGCCCGGGGGGCTGCAATCGGTCGCCCGTGAACTGTGGCGGTGGCTGTCCGACGTCGCCCACCGCGGCCTGCTGACGCTGTGGGTCGAAAGCTACGCCCGCTCCCTCATCGAACCGGACGGGCCGTGGGCCGGGTTCGCCCGCGATACGGTCGGCGACTGGCTGGCGCTGCTCGCCTCCGGGCAGCCCGCTGAATTCCGCGATACCGAGGCCGGGCTCGCGCAGCGCACCCTTGTCCTCGCAGCCTTGCGGGGGGCGCTGCTGGACCTGCTCGCCACCGGGGACACCGCGCGGACCACCGCGGCGGTGCACCTTCAGTTGGCTCGGTCGGGGTGA
- a CDS encoding DUF742 domain-containing protein, producing the protein MSAPRRPTDPSGLERYYVLTGGRSGPDGSAASLDVATLIVSRSAAVPGMQHEHEEIIRRCRDPLSVAELGAHLGLPFNILAVLLADLLDAGRVEARNPIPASGAGRGPDLALLEEVLSGLQRL; encoded by the coding sequence ATGAGTGCTCCCCGCCGTCCCACGGACCCGTCCGGTCTTGAGCGCTACTACGTCCTTACCGGTGGCCGCAGCGGACCGGACGGTTCTGCGGCGAGTCTTGACGTGGCGACCCTCATCGTCTCTCGTTCCGCTGCCGTTCCGGGCATGCAGCATGAGCACGAGGAGATCATCCGGCGCTGCCGCGATCCGCTGTCGGTGGCCGAACTGGGCGCCCATCTCGGATTGCCCTTCAACATTCTCGCGGTGCTCCTGGCCGATCTGCTGGACGCAGGCCGCGTCGAAGCCCGTAATCCCATCCCGGCGTCAGGCGCCGGCCGCGGGCCCGACCTCGCGCTCCTTGAGGAGGTACTCAGTGGACTTCAAAGGCTTTGA
- a CDS encoding cytochrome P450, translating to MSAPASSTTPTPTAPGSLPLIGHALQLARRPLPFMTSLREHGSVVRIRIGPTPAFVVTDPALTRKVLVTDSAHFVKGGKIIDALRMFFGDGLATVADGDTHLRNRRLIQPMFNKAHIADRGAAMIDQVQDVVSAWPAVVPRDVYADMNEVALSAFLVALFGADLPEHLEGEFVTLMPEIMKGAIRQTILPPWVTRLPLPANRAHADRVARLRALIDQAIDHHADRSPDLAATADAVSTGAERCPHAEVRTKGQGGLFKTLLTAEDPLTRQQLQDEAITLLTGAIETTGTTLAWTLYEITQHDGIQRRLRDELTAVCGDRPLRYDDIAQLHYARQVLQEAIRKYGPAWMVTRTAVRDIDLGGHRVPEGADVVWSPYLHQHDARYFPDPDTFDPDRWTAERAPAARGSFLAFGDGRRKCIGENFAWAELQIILASILQTWPRFTLTSRPPRTQAVVTVKPDTLTMAYHPQATSMPRASAEEARSLQPSKSQQEK from the coding sequence ATGAGCGCCCCCGCCTCGTCGACGACCCCCACGCCAACCGCACCCGGCTCCCTCCCGCTGATCGGGCATGCCCTCCAGCTCGCCCGGCGGCCGCTGCCATTCATGACCTCGCTTCGCGAGCACGGCAGCGTCGTGCGCATACGTATCGGGCCCACACCCGCATTTGTCGTCACCGACCCTGCGCTGACCCGCAAGGTCCTGGTGACCGACTCCGCACACTTCGTGAAGGGCGGCAAGATCATTGACGCGCTGCGGATGTTCTTCGGTGACGGACTCGCCACGGTCGCGGACGGCGACACGCATCTACGCAACCGGCGCCTGATACAACCCATGTTCAACAAGGCTCACATCGCCGACCGCGGCGCCGCCATGATCGACCAGGTCCAGGACGTGGTCAGCGCCTGGCCTGCGGTCGTGCCGCGCGACGTGTACGCGGACATGAACGAGGTCGCCCTCTCCGCGTTCCTGGTCGCCCTGTTCGGCGCGGACCTCCCCGAGCATCTGGAGGGCGAGTTCGTCACCCTCATGCCCGAGATCATGAAGGGCGCGATCCGTCAGACGATCCTTCCGCCCTGGGTAACTCGCCTCCCGCTGCCCGCCAACCGTGCGCACGCGGACCGTGTGGCACGGCTACGCGCGCTCATCGACCAGGCCATCGATCACCACGCCGACCGATCCCCGGACCTGGCGGCCACAGCCGACGCGGTCTCGACCGGTGCCGAGCGGTGCCCGCATGCCGAAGTCCGGACCAAGGGCCAGGGCGGACTCTTCAAAACCCTGCTGACCGCGGAGGACCCCCTCACACGGCAACAACTGCAGGACGAGGCAATCACCTTGTTGACGGGGGCGATCGAGACCACCGGAACCACCCTGGCCTGGACACTGTATGAGATCACTCAGCACGACGGGATACAGAGGCGCCTGCGCGACGAACTCACCGCTGTCTGTGGTGACCGGCCCCTGCGCTACGACGACATCGCTCAACTCCACTACGCCCGACAGGTGCTGCAGGAGGCCATCCGCAAGTACGGGCCGGCCTGGATGGTGACCCGAACCGCAGTTCGTGACATCGACCTCGGCGGTCATCGCGTTCCCGAAGGGGCGGACGTCGTGTGGAGCCCCTACCTCCACCAGCACGACGCACGCTACTTTCCTGACCCCGACACGTTCGACCCGGACCGCTGGACAGCCGAGCGCGCGCCCGCCGCACGTGGTTCGTTCCTCGCCTTCGGCGACGGACGCCGCAAGTGCATCGGCGAGAACTTCGCTTGGGCCGAGCTCCAGATCATTCTGGCGAGCATCCTCCAGACCTGGCCTCGCTTCACGCTCACCTCGCGCCCCCCTCGCACGCAGGCCGTCGTCACCGTCAAGCCGGACACCCTGACCATGGCGTACCACCCGCAAGCAACATCGATGCCGCGGGCAAGCGCGGAAGAGGCCCGTTCGTTGCAGCCTTCGAAGTCCCAGCAGGAAAAATAG
- a CDS encoding ATP-binding protein, with protein MELASPPPAARAPVAQYSWWLMPVALGAGTVAALVAGPDQVQIPATFAGAAATAASAVCVRLLVRARGQLRHTNEHFRASQAELSRQWEQHAAGLERNFAAERSGLNAELAEQARGFEARLLEQSQAHESDAAAQARDREEQLALQQAVVGRLGDSYLPDALKRLRDGEAIDDLLLEVGRDTDAGPELRAELRKVLRTALIGVEEEFDRSTSAEQAVISIGSRIHVLTSKLRGRLHEMQGEHGRLPAVAQGLMELDQEIGPADCLAASIGVLGGSDRPGRQWQEPQRLLSVVRGGIGRIKDFDRVQVRHLPELGVDGGLVDHLTLIFAHLLDNAARYSPPTEAVVVSGKEVPNGVGIEIQDAGKGLSEEKKREAEQSLAGTSKGPGLGGISEDANLGLRVVGSLARRYGIRVTFADSPWLGTSVVVVVPHKFFSQLPAAATEQAPTAVAAPAPEPVRTGSVETAEALDTTPGGLPRRRSIRNDIAGPQPGAADRRETVAAVPPDASFTGLAAFATAGRASGPPREMTTDRDAATDGETTAVREFNEHRTEESD; from the coding sequence ATGGAACTTGCCTCTCCGCCCCCGGCGGCGCGTGCACCGGTTGCCCAGTACAGCTGGTGGCTGATGCCCGTCGCTTTAGGAGCCGGGACCGTCGCCGCGTTGGTCGCGGGTCCTGACCAGGTCCAGATACCCGCGACGTTCGCCGGCGCCGCAGCCACCGCGGCCAGTGCTGTCTGTGTGCGGCTCCTCGTCCGCGCCCGGGGCCAACTGCGGCATACCAACGAGCACTTCCGCGCCTCGCAGGCCGAGCTCTCCCGGCAGTGGGAGCAGCACGCGGCGGGCCTGGAGAGGAATTTCGCGGCTGAGCGCTCCGGCCTGAACGCGGAACTGGCCGAACAGGCCAGGGGTTTCGAGGCTCGGCTCCTCGAGCAGTCGCAGGCCCACGAGAGCGACGCTGCCGCGCAGGCCCGGGACCGGGAGGAGCAACTCGCCCTCCAGCAGGCCGTCGTGGGCAGGCTAGGGGACTCGTATCTGCCCGATGCGCTGAAACGGTTGCGGGACGGCGAGGCGATCGACGACCTTCTCCTGGAGGTCGGCCGGGACACGGATGCCGGTCCGGAGCTGCGCGCCGAGTTGCGCAAGGTCCTGCGGACCGCGCTGATCGGTGTGGAGGAGGAGTTCGACCGTTCCACATCGGCCGAGCAGGCTGTGATCAGTATCGGCAGCCGGATCCATGTGCTGACCAGCAAGCTGCGCGGACGGCTGCACGAGATGCAGGGCGAGCACGGGCGACTGCCCGCGGTGGCCCAGGGGCTCATGGAATTGGACCAGGAGATCGGCCCTGCCGACTGTCTCGCGGCCAGTATCGGTGTGCTGGGGGGCTCGGACCGGCCGGGACGGCAGTGGCAGGAGCCGCAGCGACTGCTGAGCGTGGTGCGTGGCGGCATCGGACGGATCAAGGACTTCGACCGTGTCCAGGTCCGTCACCTGCCTGAACTCGGTGTCGACGGCGGTCTGGTGGACCACCTCACGCTGATCTTCGCTCACCTGCTGGACAATGCGGCGCGTTACTCGCCGCCCACCGAGGCCGTGGTCGTCTCCGGCAAGGAGGTCCCCAACGGCGTCGGCATCGAGATCCAGGACGCGGGCAAGGGCCTGAGCGAGGAGAAGAAGCGCGAGGCGGAGCAGTCCCTCGCTGGCACTTCGAAGGGCCCGGGCCTCGGTGGCATCTCGGAGGACGCGAACCTGGGCCTGCGTGTGGTGGGCTCCCTGGCACGCCGTTACGGCATCCGGGTCACCTTTGCGGACTCGCCGTGGCTCGGCACGTCGGTGGTCGTGGTCGTGCCGCACAAGTTCTTCAGTCAGCTGCCCGCCGCCGCGACCGAGCAGGCACCGACTGCAGTGGCCGCGCCGGCGCCCGAGCCGGTCCGGACCGGGTCTGTGGAGACTGCTGAGGCGCTGGACACCACTCCCGGTGGTCTGCCCAGGCGCCGCAGCATCCGGAACGATATTGCGGGACCGCAGCCCGGTGCCGCCGACCGCAGGGAGACCGTGGCCGCCGTGCCGCCCGACGCGTCCTTCACCGGCTTGGCCGCCTTTGCCACGGCCGGACGGGCAAGCGGCCCGCCGCGTGAGATGACCACGGACCGCGACGCGGCCACGGACGGCGAGACGACTGCCGTACGCGAGTTCAACGAGCACCGCACTGAAGAGAGCGACTAG